A single genomic interval of Salinarchaeum sp. IM2453 harbors:
- a CDS encoding N-acetyltransferase, translating into MSVNLRAVVIEPGEDDYLEEAWELKERIRRSEGILKQRKGFFADSYRRAKVHAIIIDGELGGFTAVRPDGYILFLAIDARYRGKGLGRQLIERVAKNHETVTCHARATNEQALKFYQSVGFEAERHIEGYYEDGGDAYYLRLGGEGGITDRISEILR; encoded by the coding sequence GTGAGCGTCAATCTACGAGCCGTCGTGATTGAACCCGGGGAAGACGACTACCTCGAAGAAGCGTGGGAGCTCAAAGAGCGGATTCGGAGATCAGAGGGTATTCTAAAACAGCGGAAGGGCTTTTTTGCGGATTCATACCGACGGGCGAAAGTTCATGCAATTATTATCGACGGGGAACTGGGGGGGTTTACTGCCGTGCGGCCAGATGGGTATATTCTTTTTCTCGCAATTGATGCCAGATATCGAGGAAAAGGACTCGGCCGACAGTTGATTGAACGTGTTGCAAAGAATCACGAGACAGTTACGTGTCACGCACGAGCAACGAATGAGCAAGCACTAAAATTCTACCAATCAGTCGGGTTCGAAGCAGAGCGTCATATCGAAGGCTATTACGAGGATGGAGGAGACGCATATTATCTTCGTCTTGGAGGAGAGGGTGGGATTACGGATCGAATCTCTGAAATTCTCCGCTAG
- the panB gene encoding 3-methyl-2-oxobutanoate hydroxymethyltransferase, producing MSFTVQDIRTYSDSPPLTMLTAYDAPTASLVEEAGIDIILVGDSMGNAVLGYDTTIPVTMEEILSRTAAVVRGTDDTLIVADMPFLSVGTDRQTSIENCGTVLKETGADAVKIECGSHTVDLTQDLVELGIPVMAHLGLTPQRVKELGGYAQQGDSPQEAQRILDLARQHESAGAFALVLEHIPAKLAAEITEELSIPTIGIGAGNDCNGQVLVFNDVVGLNEWAPSFAKQFGDVRGEILSAVEEYADSVRSGSFPNSEEE from the coding sequence ATGTCTTTCACAGTTCAGGATATACGAACATATTCTGATAGCCCACCGTTGACAATGCTCACTGCTTATGATGCTCCTACAGCCAGTCTTGTCGAAGAGGCAGGTATTGATATAATTCTTGTCGGCGACAGCATGGGCAATGCCGTTTTGGGATATGATACGACAATTCCGGTAACGATGGAAGAAATTCTTAGCCGTACCGCTGCTGTTGTTCGTGGCACTGATGATACTCTCATAGTCGCTGATATGCCATTCTTAAGTGTCGGCACCGATCGACAAACGAGCATCGAAAACTGTGGAACCGTTCTTAAAGAAACGGGAGCCGATGCGGTAAAAATTGAGTGTGGATCACATACCGTAGACCTTACCCAAGATTTGGTAGAGCTCGGGATCCCAGTTATGGCACATCTTGGGCTTACCCCACAACGCGTTAAGGAACTTGGAGGATATGCTCAGCAAGGTGATTCACCACAGGAGGCTCAACGAATCCTTGATCTTGCCCGACAACATGAATCGGCCGGTGCATTTGCCCTTGTGCTTGAGCATATCCCAGCAAAACTTGCAGCCGAGATAACTGAGGAACTTTCCATTCCAACGATTGGCATTGGTGCTGGCAACGACTGCAACGGTCAGGTACTGGTTTTCAACGATGTTGTGGGACTTAACGAATGGGCTCCTTCATTTGCTAAACAATTTGGTGATGTCCGAGGAGAAATCCTGTCTGCTGTTGAGGAGTATGCCGATTCGGTTCGATCAGGTTCATTTCCCAATTCTGAGGAGGAATAA
- a CDS encoding GIY-YIG nuclease family protein produces MGGHYVYVVQCTDGTFYTGYTTNVRRRIKEHNNGDGAKYTQGRNPVSLVHTEEFETQSKAMQREYEIKQLSKSAKQKLAEGEKDNRG; encoded by the coding sequence ATGGGAGGTCACTATGTCTATGTTGTTCAATGCACAGATGGCACATTTTACACTGGATATACAACCAACGTCAGACGACGGATTAAGGAGCATAATAATGGGGATGGAGCAAAATACACACAAGGGAGAAATCCGGTCTCACTTGTTCATACAGAAGAATTTGAGACGCAAAGTAAAGCGATGCAACGGGAGTATGAGATAAAGCAACTTAGTAAATCGGCAAAGCAAAAACTTGCTGAGGGCGAGAAAGATAATCGTGGATAG
- a CDS encoding CDC48 family AAA ATPase, giving the protein MELTVKPLKQKDAGRGLAAIDRASMEELEVENGDYVLLQGPDDGRGVARVWPSYPEDRGKSIVRIDGRLRQEVGVSVDDQVTVEPADVQPATSVTVALPQNLRIRGNISPLVRDKLSGRAVTEGQTVPFPLSFGPLSGSGKSVPLKIASSEPSGTVVITDSTEIEISETPAEQITSDKSAPEGVPDVTYEDIGGLENELEQVREMIELPMRHPELFRQLGIEPPKGVLLHGPPGTGKTLMAKAVANEIDAHFQTISGPEIMSKYYGESEEQLREVFEEAEENEPAIIFIDEIDSIASKRGETQGDVERRVVAQLLSLMDGLEELGQVTVIAATNRIDDIDPALRRGGRFDREIEVGVPDKEGRHEILQVHTRGMPLSDKINLEEYAENTHGFVGADIESLTKEAAMNALRRIRPEIDLESDEIDAETLDALQVTESDLREALKGIEPSALREVFVEVPDTTWENVGGLEDTKERLKETIQWPLEYPEVYEQMDMESAKGVLLYGPPGTGKTLLARAIANESQSNFISVKGPELLNKYVGESEKGVREIFSKARENAPTVVFFDEIDAIAGERGSGSDSNVTERVVSQLLTELDGLEEMEDVVVIATTNRPDLIDNALLRPGRLDRHIHVPVPDEEARRKILEVHTRNKPLADNIDLDWLAEETEGFVGADIEALCREASMAASRELINTVSPDEIAESVGNVLISKEHFEAALDEVSPSVTPDVREQYKEIEQKFERTEPETTGQLGRTFQ; this is encoded by the coding sequence ATGGAGCTTACTGTTAAACCACTCAAACAGAAAGACGCTGGACGCGGACTTGCTGCTATTGATCGTGCGTCGATGGAAGAACTCGAAGTCGAGAACGGAGACTACGTTTTACTCCAGGGTCCGGACGATGGCCGCGGCGTAGCTCGAGTCTGGCCAAGTTATCCTGAAGATCGTGGCAAGAGCATTGTTCGTATCGACGGACGACTCCGACAGGAAGTTGGTGTCAGCGTTGATGATCAAGTGACTGTCGAACCTGCTGATGTGCAACCTGCTACATCGGTGACTGTTGCTCTTCCGCAGAACCTGCGTATTCGCGGTAATATCAGTCCTCTTGTCCGAGATAAGCTTAGCGGACGTGCAGTGACAGAAGGTCAAACGGTTCCGTTCCCGCTTTCCTTCGGCCCACTATCAGGCTCTGGGAAATCGGTCCCACTCAAGATTGCCTCAAGTGAGCCATCTGGCACCGTCGTCATAACCGATTCCACTGAAATTGAAATCAGTGAGACACCTGCCGAGCAGATAACATCAGACAAATCTGCTCCAGAGGGTGTCCCAGATGTTACTTACGAAGACATTGGAGGTCTCGAAAACGAACTTGAACAGGTTCGGGAGATGATTGAATTGCCGATGCGGCACCCAGAGTTATTCCGCCAACTTGGTATTGAACCTCCAAAAGGAGTTCTCCTCCACGGCCCGCCTGGCACTGGTAAGACCCTCATGGCTAAAGCAGTTGCAAACGAGATTGACGCTCACTTCCAGACTATCTCTGGCCCAGAGATTATGTCCAAATATTACGGTGAGAGTGAAGAGCAACTACGGGAAGTTTTCGAAGAAGCTGAAGAAAACGAACCAGCTATTATCTTTATTGATGAAATTGATTCAATTGCATCCAAACGCGGTGAAACGCAGGGCGATGTTGAACGACGGGTTGTTGCACAGCTACTCTCGTTGATGGATGGACTCGAGGAACTTGGGCAGGTAACGGTTATTGCAGCAACCAACCGTATCGACGATATTGATCCGGCTCTTCGACGTGGCGGCCGATTTGATCGGGAAATTGAGGTTGGTGTCCCCGACAAGGAAGGTCGACATGAAATACTTCAAGTCCACACTCGTGGAATGCCGCTTTCCGATAAGATTAATCTTGAAGAATATGCGGAAAACACCCATGGTTTTGTTGGGGCAGATATTGAGAGTCTCACAAAAGAAGCCGCAATGAATGCTCTGCGACGAATTCGCCCAGAAATCGATCTTGAAAGTGATGAAATCGACGCAGAAACACTTGATGCACTACAAGTTACCGAATCCGACCTCCGGGAAGCACTCAAAGGTATTGAGCCGTCTGCTCTACGAGAGGTCTTTGTTGAGGTTCCAGATACGACATGGGAAAATGTTGGTGGCCTCGAAGATACCAAGGAGCGACTTAAGGAAACAATACAATGGCCGCTTGAGTACCCTGAAGTGTATGAACAAATGGACATGGAGTCGGCGAAGGGGGTATTGCTCTATGGTCCACCAGGAACCGGAAAAACATTGCTCGCTAGAGCAATTGCCAACGAGAGCCAATCGAATTTCATCTCCGTCAAAGGTCCTGAGTTGCTGAATAAATACGTAGGTGAATCTGAGAAGGGTGTTCGCGAAATCTTCTCGAAAGCCCGAGAAAATGCACCAACAGTTGTGTTCTTTGATGAGATTGATGCAATCGCCGGCGAACGTGGTAGCGGTAGCGACTCAAACGTAACCGAGCGAGTCGTTTCACAACTCCTCACAGAGTTAGATGGTCTTGAGGAAATGGAAGATGTTGTTGTGATTGCAACGACAAACCGTCCTGATCTGATCGATAATGCGCTTCTTCGACCGGGCCGTCTTGACCGACATATCCATGTACCTGTTCCAGATGAGGAAGCCCGACGAAAGATCCTTGAGGTGCATACCCGAAATAAACCGCTTGCAGACAATATTGATCTTGACTGGCTTGCTGAAGAAACAGAAGGCTTTGTTGGTGCAGATATAGAAGCCCTCTGTCGTGAAGCTTCCATGGCTGCCAGCCGTGAACTGATCAATACTGTTAGTCCAGATGAAATCGCTGAAAGCGTCGGAAACGTCCTTATTAGCAAAGAACACTTCGAAGCGGCACTCGATGAGGTCAGCCCAAGCGTGACCCCTGATGTCCGAGAACAGTACAAAGAAATTGAGCAAAAGTTCGAGCGAACGGAACCGGAAACAACTGGTCAGCTTGGCAGAACGTTCCAGTAG
- a CDS encoding archease gives MTYKLVDHTADIAVEATGETLGNAFAAAADGMAAAICDEIPDTGDRISIEAEGESKEAALFEYLDELILQRDVQHILPVDNTAKVTEVNGNWIVEASTRGVPLSEVTAREIKAVTYSEMNVAKTDDSWSLYVVFDV, from the coding sequence ATGACCTACAAACTCGTCGATCATACCGCTGATATCGCTGTTGAGGCGACTGGCGAAACACTTGGTAATGCTTTTGCGGCAGCCGCGGATGGCATGGCTGCTGCAATCTGCGATGAGATTCCAGATACTGGAGACCGCATTAGCATCGAAGCTGAGGGCGAATCAAAGGAAGCAGCACTATTTGAGTATCTCGATGAGCTTATTCTACAGCGGGATGTCCAACATATCTTACCAGTTGATAATACCGCCAAGGTTACTGAAGTAAACGGCAATTGGATTGTAGAAGCGTCGACTCGGGGCGTACCACTTTCTGAGGTTACTGCCCGTGAGATTAAGGCTGTAACCTATTCTGAGATGAATGTCGCAAAGACCGATGATAGCTGGTCTCTCTATGTTGTATTCGATGTTTGA
- a CDS encoding alpha/beta fold hydrolase, which produces METITQYEREIAYRFHEGNGAGLTVLFVHGSGGTHTVWKQQFQLRADWSVAAIDLSGHGCSEDITADPGFETLSAYADDITAVAKEVNANVLVGCSLGGAVILHLLAERDTDITAAVISGTGPRMPVLNSVREWLETDFDRAIEFLDQPGGLFSKAGTKRAEQAKQLMKQTGQEVTWRDFETCHQFDIRDRVDQIQIPIQLVAGENDKLTPPAEHEKLQKLLPEAELDIIPDAGHLVMLEQPEAVNSSISAFLQKIASE; this is translated from the coding sequence ATGGAAACCATTACTCAGTATGAACGAGAGATAGCATACCGTTTCCACGAAGGAAATGGTGCGGGCCTTACGGTTCTTTTTGTCCATGGGAGCGGGGGAACTCATACAGTGTGGAAACAACAGTTTCAGTTACGAGCAGACTGGTCAGTTGCTGCTATTGACCTAAGTGGGCACGGTTGTTCAGAAGATATAACGGCAGATCCAGGGTTTGAGACACTTTCAGCGTATGCTGATGACATAACTGCAGTAGCAAAAGAGGTTAATGCAAATGTGCTTGTGGGATGTTCGCTTGGAGGTGCAGTGATACTACATCTACTTGCAGAACGGGATACAGACATAACGGCGGCAGTTATCTCCGGAACCGGTCCAAGAATGCCAGTACTGAATAGCGTGCGCGAATGGCTAGAGACAGACTTCGATCGAGCAATTGAATTTCTTGATCAGCCTGGTGGGCTATTCTCCAAAGCAGGCACAAAGCGGGCAGAACAGGCAAAACAACTAATGAAGCAAACTGGACAGGAAGTAACATGGCGGGATTTTGAGACATGTCATCAGTTCGATATTCGCGATCGTGTTGATCAAATCCAAATACCAATCCAACTAGTCGCTGGAGAGAATGATAAGCTAACGCCACCAGCAGAGCATGAGAAGCTGCAGAAATTATTACCAGAAGCAGAGTTAGACATAATACCAGATGCTGGACATCTAGTGATGCTTGAGCAACCAGAAGCAGTGAATAGTAGTATCAGTGCGTTTTTACAGAAGATTGCGTCTGAATGA
- a CDS encoding phosphoglucomutase/phosphomannomutase family protein, which produces MDVAFGTDGWRATRQEITPNRLHAIAEAISKYLHEVGKDEKPVAVGYDARRHAESDAQELARVLAAEGHEVLFADRDCPTPSLAHGIVERGLAGGIMVTASHNPPEYGGVKFIPEDGAPALPAVTDTIESYIDKPEYTLDDPATIRKVDFLTPHIRAVQDRINADLNGLTVAYDGLYGSGRGVTDQVLENAGAEVLQFRCDRDPEFGGEAPNPTADRLEQIIDAVNSGEADIGIANDGDADRIAVVTSNGYVDANKLFGIYYTYLLQSESGPAVRTVSTTFLIDRIAQAHAEDVVETPVGFKWVAKAMDENDALIGGEESGGFTIRDHVRNKDGVLAGLLACAAAVEQPIEEWIDELLEQHGEIHQDRISIDCPDHLKAETMGKISDNRPESIAGESVTNVNTADGVKMLLADGAWILVRPSGTEPKLRIYAEADTEIRVEELLETGQEFVVAQKTAVQEDS; this is translated from the coding sequence ATGGATGTTGCATTTGGGACCGATGGCTGGCGAGCTACTCGTCAAGAGATTACACCAAATCGGTTACATGCCATCGCTGAAGCAATCAGCAAGTACCTGCATGAAGTAGGGAAAGACGAAAAACCGGTGGCTGTAGGGTACGACGCTCGAAGGCATGCTGAATCGGATGCACAGGAACTTGCTCGAGTACTGGCAGCAGAAGGGCATGAAGTTCTATTTGCAGATCGGGATTGTCCGACACCATCGTTAGCCCATGGAATTGTCGAGCGAGGGCTCGCTGGGGGGATCATGGTTACTGCATCGCATAATCCTCCAGAATACGGTGGGGTAAAGTTCATACCAGAAGACGGGGCACCAGCATTGCCGGCAGTTACTGACACAATTGAATCATATATTGATAAGCCAGAATATACGTTAGATGATCCAGCAACCATCCGTAAGGTCGACTTTCTGACACCACATATAAGAGCAGTACAAGATAGAATAAATGCAGATCTAAATGGACTAACTGTTGCGTATGATGGGTTATACGGAAGCGGACGAGGAGTTACGGATCAAGTACTCGAGAATGCTGGAGCCGAAGTACTGCAGTTTCGGTGTGACCGAGATCCGGAATTTGGAGGAGAAGCCCCTAACCCGACAGCTGATCGACTAGAGCAAATAATAGATGCAGTCAATTCGGGAGAAGCGGATATCGGGATTGCTAATGATGGTGACGCAGATCGAATCGCCGTTGTTACTTCGAATGGGTATGTTGATGCAAACAAACTTTTTGGCATTTACTATACATACTTACTTCAATCAGAGTCGGGACCAGCAGTGAGAACAGTTTCCACGACGTTTTTAATTGACCGCATTGCACAGGCACACGCCGAAGACGTTGTTGAAACGCCAGTTGGTTTCAAATGGGTTGCTAAAGCGATGGATGAGAATGATGCGTTAATCGGTGGAGAAGAAAGCGGCGGCTTTACAATCAGAGATCACGTGCGAAACAAAGACGGGGTTCTTGCTGGATTGCTCGCATGTGCCGCTGCTGTAGAACAACCGATTGAAGAATGGATCGACGAATTACTTGAACAACACGGAGAGATTCACCAAGATCGAATAAGTATTGATTGCCCAGATCATCTGAAAGCAGAAACAATGGGCAAAATCAGCGATAATCGTCCGGAATCAATCGCTGGAGAGTCAGTTACGAATGTGAATACAGCAGACGGAGTAAAAATGCTACTCGCAGATGGAGCTTGGATACTAGTTCGGCCGAGTGGGACTGAACCGAAGCTTCGCATCTACGCAGAAGCGGATACTGAAATCCGTGTTGAGGAGTTGCTTGAAACAGGGCAGGAGTTTGTCGTCGCACAAAAAACAGCAGTTCAGGAAGATTCATAG
- a CDS encoding GNAT family N-acetyltransferase: MIEKATPDDRLALRRLIDSVHLIVNDLPARIADSSVYVKRSNNTVLGAIVLRETTYGAHIEAIVVRKRRRNSGIGTELVKTAIDRYGVLTMSCQSDTWPFWASLGFRPLWSTDQRVYAHYESS, translated from the coding sequence ATGATTGAAAAAGCAACTCCTGATGATCGTCTTGCGCTCCGCCGTTTAATCGATAGTGTTCACCTTATTGTCAATGACCTCCCCGCTCGGATCGCGGATAGCTCTGTATATGTCAAACGAAGCAACAACACAGTTCTCGGTGCAATCGTACTTCGTGAGACTACGTATGGTGCACATATCGAGGCTATTGTTGTTCGCAAGCGACGTCGTAATTCCGGGATTGGAACTGAGCTAGTAAAGACCGCTATTGACAGATACGGAGTTCTCACGATGAGCTGTCAGTCAGATACCTGGCCATTTTGGGCATCGCTTGGCTTTCGACCTCTATGGAGCACAGATCAACGTGTGTATGCTCACTATGAATCTTCCTGA
- a CDS encoding 30S ribosomal protein S17e, protein MAIKPGYVKKTGELIMERYPEAVSTNFEHNKEAVETLTNIRSKGVRNRIAGYIARKERAKQYQS, encoded by the coding sequence ATGGCAATTAAACCGGGATACGTCAAAAAGACAGGCGAGCTCATTATGGAGCGATATCCTGAAGCAGTATCGACTAACTTCGAACATAACAAAGAAGCAGTAGAGACACTGACAAACATTCGATCAAAAGGCGTTCGAAACCGAATTGCAGGCTACATTGCTCGAAAGGAACGCGCTAAACAGTATCAATCCTAA
- a CDS encoding Hsp20/alpha crystallin family protein — protein MNPNQLQDRLDHRVRTVSWSDEFEIVVDLGPSTDASVDVVEETVIIVTDDDQHEIDLDTTPKQVFMKNGVLTIKQEA, from the coding sequence ATGAACCCTAATCAGCTACAAGACCGTTTAGATCACCGTGTTCGCACGGTATCTTGGTCTGATGAATTTGAAATTGTCGTTGATCTCGGTCCATCAACTGATGCATCTGTTGATGTTGTTGAGGAGACGGTTATCATTGTTACTGATGATGATCAACACGAGATTGATCTTGACACTACTCCGAAACAAGTGTTTATGAAAAATGGAGTCCTAACAATCAAACAGGAGGCATAA
- the priS gene encoding DNA primase small subunit PriS: protein MEDRTRAYLRGRFRDYYRRANVLSPPDAGQREWGYIPFSPDGTTMVRHQSLVDIGSVSEFLADRRPRHVYFSAGYYETPGAQTMEEKNWQGSDLVFDLDADHLPGINPDETTYKAMLTACKDALMRLLSFIEEDFNFTDLTVVFSGSRGYHVHVRDESVKKLDREDRREIVEYIRGVDVGVDQIIDTEAVQGTAGRKSPAEKRTLRTNGGWGRRVHEQLVELVSELQTIDEKQATMRLQSFEGIGTESTTAILRAIQENPDAIKQGNIDLHSAFLKIVRKLTEETIKNERAPIDEPVTTDTHRLIRLPGSLHGGSGLKVQRIDRDEISDFDPLVDAVPEAFTKHDITIEITDLSEYPPYDEDSWGKIELGGDSFELTEGLDSYPEYLGVFLMTRGHAEKEKE from the coding sequence ATGGAAGACCGGACCCGAGCGTATCTACGCGGTCGTTTTCGAGACTACTACCGACGAGCCAATGTATTATCGCCTCCAGATGCTGGACAACGCGAATGGGGATATATTCCATTTTCGCCTGACGGAACAACGATGGTACGGCATCAGTCGTTGGTTGACATCGGGTCTGTAAGTGAGTTTCTTGCTGACCGACGTCCACGGCACGTATATTTTTCTGCAGGATATTACGAAACGCCAGGAGCACAAACAATGGAAGAAAAGAACTGGCAAGGTTCAGATCTGGTGTTTGATCTAGATGCGGATCACCTGCCAGGAATCAACCCCGATGAAACAACGTACAAAGCGATGCTCACAGCGTGTAAGGATGCGTTAATGAGGTTGCTCTCTTTTATTGAGGAAGATTTCAATTTTACTGATCTTACAGTTGTCTTTTCAGGAAGTCGAGGGTATCATGTACATGTTCGGGATGAGAGTGTAAAGAAATTAGATCGAGAGGATCGACGGGAGATTGTTGAGTACATACGAGGTGTTGACGTGGGAGTCGACCAGATTATTGACACAGAGGCTGTTCAAGGAACAGCTGGTCGAAAAAGTCCAGCAGAGAAACGAACGCTTCGAACAAATGGTGGCTGGGGACGACGAGTCCACGAGCAGTTGGTTGAGTTAGTTTCGGAACTACAGACGATTGATGAAAAGCAAGCTACAATGCGTTTACAGTCGTTTGAGGGTATTGGCACAGAGAGTACGACAGCAATTTTACGAGCAATACAAGAAAATCCTGATGCAATCAAGCAAGGAAATATTGACTTGCACTCAGCCTTTTTAAAAATAGTTCGTAAGTTAACTGAAGAAACAATCAAGAACGAACGAGCTCCGATTGACGAGCCGGTAACGACAGATACTCATCGTCTAATCCGGTTACCTGGAAGCCTACACGGTGGAAGTGGGCTAAAAGTACAGCGGATTGACCGGGATGAAATCTCAGACTTTGATCCATTAGTCGATGCCGTCCCAGAAGCATTCACAAAACACGACATTACAATTGAGATAACTGATTTATCTGAGTACCCCCCATATGATGAAGACTCATGGGGTAAGATTGAATTAGGTGGGGATAGTTTTGAACTAACAGAGGGCCTCGATTCGTATCCAGAATACTTGGGTGTCTTCCTAATGACCAGAGGCCACGCTGAAAAGGAAAAAGAATGA
- a CDS encoding THUMP domain-containing protein, which produces MYWLEFAGEDDVLAALEATYATDDIAIVGPGVGIATDLDPDRLQSLALTRTAGPLVSRTNASVDDACQSLKSASLNRSGTVAVRARDVRAQANIDTQRAERKLGSVLVDHGFSVDLDNPDHVLRVLFADGNISRDPAADPVHCHDPMRTGYLSGVESDSICVIGWSDHRTSRDFHTRMPTDRPFFQPGSMDPQIARTLVTLAGVTSGDRFLDPMCGTGGTLIESGLIGAECIGCDIQLKMVNGTRENLTQYLSKRQTDVFRADATKLPLCNMAVDAVAFDVPYGRQSVIEGETLSSLVNDTLAEVYRVTNRAVVVADQSWKPAAESVGWSVPAVLQRYVHGSLTRYIHILEKPE; this is translated from the coding sequence GTGTATTGGCTTGAATTCGCCGGCGAAGATGATGTCCTTGCGGCACTTGAAGCGACATATGCTACTGATGATATCGCCATTGTGGGACCTGGGGTTGGAATCGCAACTGATCTCGATCCAGATCGACTTCAATCACTAGCACTCACACGAACCGCTGGTCCACTAGTTAGCCGTACTAATGCTTCTGTTGACGATGCCTGCCAATCTCTGAAATCTGCTTCGCTTAATCGGTCAGGAACTGTTGCGGTTCGTGCCCGCGATGTTCGGGCACAAGCTAACATCGACACCCAGCGTGCTGAGCGTAAGCTTGGATCTGTCCTTGTTGATCACGGTTTTAGTGTCGATCTCGACAACCCAGATCACGTTCTTCGCGTGTTATTTGCTGATGGGAACATTAGTCGCGATCCTGCTGCTGATCCAGTCCACTGTCACGATCCAATGCGAACTGGCTACTTGAGTGGTGTTGAATCTGATTCAATTTGTGTAATTGGATGGTCTGACCATCGGACTTCTCGGGATTTTCACACCCGTATGCCAACTGATCGACCTTTCTTTCAACCAGGAAGTATGGACCCACAGATTGCTCGTACGCTAGTCACACTTGCTGGTGTAACATCTGGTGATAGGTTCTTAGATCCAATGTGTGGAACCGGTGGAACTCTTATCGAATCTGGCTTAATCGGTGCGGAGTGCATTGGATGTGATATACAGTTAAAGATGGTCAACGGGACACGGGAAAATCTCACCCAATATCTTTCTAAACGACAGACTGATGTCTTCCGTGCTGATGCAACTAAGCTCCCGCTCTGTAATATGGCGGTTGATGCTGTTGCCTTTGATGTCCCATACGGACGTCAATCAGTAATTGAAGGGGAGACACTCTCTTCACTTGTCAATGATACTCTGGCAGAAGTATACCGTGTAACCAATCGAGCGGTTGTCGTCGCAGATCAATCATGGAAACCTGCGGCAGAATCGGTAGGATGGTCTGTACCTGCGGTCCTCCAGCGGTATGTTCACGGATCGCTTACTAGATATATCCATATTCTTGAGAAGCCAGAGTAA
- a CDS encoding ubiquitin-like small modifier protein SAMP2: MQVTVDVKGDDTHVVTVENGATYDDILLQLGFSPQEATVLSDGQPVPGDGHVTETELTVLRLVAGG; the protein is encoded by the coding sequence ATGCAAGTAACCGTTGACGTGAAAGGAGATGATACACATGTCGTTACTGTTGAGAACGGTGCAACATACGACGATATTCTTCTACAACTTGGTTTCTCACCGCAGGAGGCAACTGTTCTCTCCGATGGTCAACCTGTCCCAGGTGATGGCCACGTTACCGAAACCGAACTGACCGTTCTCCGACTTGTTGCTGGCGGATGA